A single genomic interval of Spirosoma linguale DSM 74 harbors:
- a CDS encoding PglZ domain protein (PFAM: PglZ domain protein~KEGG: pcr:Pcryo_1607 hypothetical protein), with translation MNDLQRKINAFFQQHPARRVLFFFDTENRHIDDVAGLNGETFELVRLNPPYAFFSTKVQLNSRSADALPVLLYLPGLQSPRTEADRQEFPLFDLLVANDELRLDPVAELMARYGLQPHQRPLVERYQSELVRKDPSGILQPLLRADAFEEASLQHALTARLLGFKILPDVNSLLAKLLTDRADRPTEQANYLTRLEQLNLDAPLRRRIGDVFFDGPVTEPLTSGFVQQLVLRLKYNLMVSSLPTDGEPYPMLRLNRTDTLSRLAVIRETIGAAPLERLLTKVGEAVQEEKLLARYGTTANYGYYSIRLRELLLKKIMLASGPSVSPDSQLTALDELLADVPETHPQRLLLLTVRHGLSLLEATGNVLTYRLDTPEAYIKTYEETFYRIDLLYRWFVLARRDWQIVGSDDSAIGTTADDIAEWLIPFEQRIHDRYDRFLLELNREWLACLQERNYDLRSIAIPKQYDFYRQAVVRPHLRDTIQKVAVLISDGLRYEIARDLQAELNQDPKNQTTVGSMLTALPSATWLGMANLLPHNGLLFDGQTVTINGQHTKDIEARNAILKATNVRSQAIDYNKLESMSRSELRDLFKQEVVYVYHNRIDDVGDKRQSEGDTVKAVRETMDELKRLIKLLHSQYNVARVLLTADHGFIYQHIAPNDQALMKAPEVPVKLEKNRYVLTNQSNFSGATVTGSHVFSLASVSALATDVDWKVLVPEGINRYRRQGSGTRYVHGGASLQEVLVPLLESSRKREDVGQKVTIRLIREDLSLLANQVKVLFLQEQRVTDIDRPRTVAVGLYVGNELASNRVELLFDSVSESASGRTRDCTLHLTGNLPVQRQYTLRISDVTDELNPLLERPVTNKTIIERDF, from the coding sequence GTGAACGACCTACAACGAAAAATAAACGCTTTCTTTCAACAACATCCGGCCCGCCGGGTGTTGTTCTTCTTCGACACTGAAAACCGCCATATCGATGATGTAGCTGGACTAAACGGCGAAACATTCGAGCTGGTACGGCTTAATCCACCGTATGCCTTTTTCAGCACAAAGGTGCAGCTTAATAGTCGGTCTGCCGATGCTCTTCCGGTGCTACTGTATTTGCCCGGTCTACAGTCGCCACGAACCGAAGCCGACCGTCAAGAGTTCCCCTTATTCGATTTACTAGTCGCCAACGATGAACTACGTCTTGACCCCGTAGCCGAGTTGATGGCCCGCTATGGTTTACAACCTCACCAGCGACCACTGGTCGAACGATATCAATCGGAGTTAGTCCGAAAAGACCCATCGGGTATACTTCAGCCCCTACTTCGTGCTGACGCATTCGAAGAAGCCTCCTTACAACACGCACTGACAGCCAGGCTATTGGGTTTTAAAATCTTGCCAGATGTTAATAGCTTACTAGCCAAACTCCTGACCGACCGTGCCGACCGGCCAACCGAACAGGCAAACTACCTTACCCGGCTGGAGCAATTGAATCTGGATGCTCCTTTGCGTCGACGTATTGGTGATGTCTTTTTCGATGGGCCGGTAACCGAGCCGCTAACCAGTGGCTTTGTGCAGCAGTTGGTCTTGCGGCTCAAATACAATTTGATGGTTTCCTCGCTACCCACCGATGGCGAGCCATACCCCATGCTACGCCTGAACCGAACGGATACTTTAAGCCGCCTGGCGGTTATACGGGAAACGATTGGGGCCGCTCCGCTTGAACGACTACTGACAAAGGTCGGCGAGGCTGTTCAAGAGGAAAAGCTACTGGCGCGCTATGGAACGACCGCAAATTATGGGTATTACTCCATCCGGTTACGCGAGTTATTGCTCAAGAAAATTATGTTGGCATCCGGCCCTTCGGTCTCACCGGATAGCCAGCTAACCGCCCTCGACGAACTCTTAGCCGACGTACCTGAGACTCATCCGCAACGGCTGTTGTTGTTAACAGTTCGGCATGGACTTAGCCTGCTGGAAGCCACGGGCAATGTGCTAACCTACCGACTCGATACGCCTGAAGCTTACATAAAAACTTACGAAGAAACGTTTTACCGCATCGACTTACTGTATCGTTGGTTTGTGCTGGCTCGACGCGACTGGCAGATCGTGGGCTCAGATGATTCGGCCATCGGAACAACGGCCGACGATATAGCTGAATGGTTAATACCTTTTGAACAGCGTATCCATGATCGCTATGACCGATTTCTGCTCGAACTTAACCGCGAATGGTTAGCCTGTCTACAGGAGCGGAACTACGATTTACGAAGCATTGCTATTCCGAAACAATATGATTTTTATCGACAGGCAGTCGTTCGACCTCATCTGCGGGATACCATCCAGAAAGTAGCGGTACTGATTTCGGATGGGTTGCGCTACGAAATAGCCCGTGATCTTCAAGCTGAGTTGAATCAGGACCCTAAAAACCAGACTACGGTTGGCTCGATGTTAACCGCCTTACCGTCGGCTACCTGGTTGGGTATGGCTAATTTGTTGCCGCATAATGGCCTGCTCTTTGACGGGCAAACGGTCACCATCAATGGCCAGCATACCAAGGATATAGAAGCTCGCAATGCGATTCTAAAGGCTACGAATGTACGAAGCCAAGCCATTGACTACAATAAGCTGGAGTCCATGAGCCGGTCTGAGCTCCGCGATCTATTCAAACAGGAGGTCGTTTATGTCTATCATAACCGAATTGATGATGTGGGCGATAAGCGCCAGTCGGAAGGGGATACCGTTAAAGCCGTTCGCGAAACGATGGACGAGCTAAAACGGCTCATTAAACTCTTACACAGTCAGTACAACGTTGCACGGGTTTTGCTTACCGCCGATCACGGCTTTATTTACCAACACATAGCACCCAATGATCAGGCACTAATGAAAGCGCCAGAGGTACCGGTAAAACTCGAAAAAAATCGGTATGTACTTACGAATCAGAGCAATTTTTCTGGGGCTACAGTGACAGGCAGTCATGTTTTTTCGCTAGCCAGCGTATCGGCTTTGGCTACAGATGTTGACTGGAAGGTGCTGGTGCCGGAAGGCATCAACCGGTATCGTCGTCAAGGTAGTGGAACCCGCTATGTTCATGGGGGAGCTAGCTTACAGGAAGTACTCGTACCCCTGCTCGAAAGTAGCCGAAAGCGGGAAGACGTAGGTCAGAAGGTGACCATCCGACTGATCCGCGAAGACCTAAGTTTACTGGCTAACCAAGTGAAGGTACTTTTCTTACAGGAGCAGCGCGTAACCGATATTGATCGCCCTCGTACGGTAGCTGTAGGTCTTTATGTAGGCAATGAACTAGCATCGAATCGGGTAGAGCTGCTATTCGATTCAGTCTCTGAAAGTGCGTCGGGTCGGACACGCGACTGTACGCTTCATCTGACAGGCAATTTGCCCGTTCAGCGGCAGTACACACTTCGAATAAGCGACGTAACCGATGAACTGAACCCACTTCTTGAGCGGCCAGTAACTAACAAGACGATAATTGAACGAGACTTTTAA
- a CDS encoding conserved hypothetical protein (KEGG: dvu:DVU2019 hypothetical protein) — protein sequence MEYADKVRTFFSGKVVRKDLTAQIKGSAVVPTYVLEYLLGQYCASDDEVIVADGIERIKDIIKSNFVHRSDAELVKSRVREQGEHRIIDKINVVLNDKQNQYEADFANLMLRDVPIVDRIVTQHKKLLSGAGVWCIIDLSYDHSRDAKVRWGIESIKPIQVSAIDVQEYLGARPQFTTDEWLDLLLHSIGYEPQYFSRRDKFIQLSRLIPFVESNFNFIELGPKGTGKSHVFSELSPHGVLVSGGDVSKATLFVNNNTRQLGLVGFWDVVALDEFEQEKNSKTIDGDLVKILQNYMANQSFNRGNDTIMATASMAFVGNTKHTVPYMLKNSHLFESIPQGYLKGAFLDRMHLYIPGWEVRILKESVFSHGHGFIVDYLAEILREMRRLDFSDLLSSVAILDPSLTQRDKLAVFKTFSGLAKLLYPHRQLTEEEAEELVEFAMEGRRRVKEQLYLIDETFQQQPSLFRYVHKATGQEREVALLESLSLDSTFEIPDVITVDVDSGSVNTTSTNPTTNKLFIGDRAFKENQTGLSFRKLFGDYIEGAKQISLIDPYIRQPHQYRLLMEFLVLISERKPLDQEVDVEVVTYFESPDKEIEAKANFDQLTESVADLGIQLTYRFDPAIHDRFIYLNNGWRIKLGMGLDMFQKPDLMDIASVFPEKRKCKKRFEISYQRI from the coding sequence ATGGAATACGCCGATAAAGTACGGACTTTCTTTTCTGGCAAAGTAGTTCGTAAAGACCTGACAGCTCAAATAAAAGGAAGTGCCGTGGTGCCGACTTATGTGCTGGAGTACCTATTAGGTCAATACTGTGCCTCAGATGATGAAGTGATCGTTGCCGATGGTATTGAGCGCATTAAAGATATTATCAAGTCAAATTTTGTGCATCGTAGCGATGCTGAATTGGTTAAGTCGCGCGTACGTGAGCAGGGTGAGCACCGAATTATCGATAAGATAAATGTGGTGCTAAATGACAAGCAGAATCAATATGAGGCTGATTTTGCCAATTTAATGTTGCGCGATGTGCCTATTGTCGACCGCATCGTGACCCAGCATAAGAAGCTACTAAGTGGGGCGGGGGTTTGGTGTATCATCGACCTAAGCTATGATCATAGCCGGGATGCTAAAGTACGCTGGGGCATTGAGTCAATAAAGCCTATTCAGGTATCTGCCATCGACGTACAGGAATATTTGGGTGCCCGGCCTCAGTTCACTACAGACGAATGGCTGGATCTGTTGCTGCATAGCATTGGGTATGAACCCCAATATTTTAGCCGTCGTGATAAATTTATACAGTTATCACGACTCATTCCTTTTGTTGAAAGCAATTTTAACTTTATCGAACTTGGTCCAAAGGGAACTGGTAAATCTCACGTCTTCTCAGAGCTATCTCCACACGGCGTATTGGTATCAGGAGGTGATGTTTCTAAAGCAACCCTATTTGTCAATAATAATACAAGGCAATTGGGTCTAGTAGGCTTTTGGGATGTGGTAGCTTTGGATGAATTCGAGCAAGAAAAGAACAGCAAAACCATTGATGGAGACTTAGTAAAAATTCTTCAGAATTACATGGCCAACCAATCGTTCAACCGGGGTAATGATACCATCATGGCAACCGCTTCCATGGCCTTTGTGGGTAATACAAAGCACACGGTGCCGTATATGCTTAAAAACAGTCACTTGTTTGAGTCCATACCCCAAGGTTACCTAAAAGGGGCTTTCCTGGACCGGATGCATCTGTATATTCCTGGTTGGGAAGTTCGAATTCTGAAAGAAAGCGTATTTAGCCATGGGCATGGCTTTATTGTTGACTATTTAGCGGAAATCCTGCGTGAGATGCGTCGGCTCGATTTTTCCGATTTACTTTCATCGGTTGCAATTCTGGATCCATCCCTAACCCAACGGGATAAATTAGCTGTTTTCAAAACGTTTTCGGGCTTAGCAAAGCTGTTATATCCGCATCGGCAACTGACCGAAGAGGAAGCAGAAGAGTTAGTCGAATTTGCAATGGAAGGCCGTCGCCGGGTTAAAGAACAACTGTATCTTATTGATGAGACCTTCCAACAACAGCCATCCCTGTTTCGATACGTACATAAGGCCACTGGCCAGGAGAGGGAAGTTGCTTTGCTGGAAAGTCTAAGCCTGGACTCAACGTTCGAAATTCCAGACGTGATTACGGTTGATGTCGACTCAGGAAGTGTAAATACGACAAGTACAAATCCTACGACCAACAAACTATTTATAGGTGATAGGGCATTCAAGGAGAACCAGACCGGTTTGTCATTTCGCAAGTTATTCGGTGATTATATTGAAGGGGCTAAACAAATTTCACTGATTGATCCATACATCCGTCAGCCTCATCAATACCGATTGCTTATGGAATTTCTGGTGTTAATCTCCGAAAGAAAACCACTTGACCAAGAAGTAGACGTTGAAGTAGTTACCTACTTTGAGTCACCGGATAAAGAGATAGAAGCGAAAGCTAACTTTGATCAGTTAACTGAATCTGTTGCAGACCTAGGGATTCAGTTAACTTACCGCTTTGATCCCGCAATCCATGACCGGTTCATTTATCTGAACAACGGCTGGCGAATAAAATTAGGAATGGGATTGGATATGTTTCAAAAGCCTGACTTAATGGATATAGCTAGTGTCTTCCCAGAAAAGAGAAAGTGTAAAAAACGTTTTGAAATAAGTTATCAGCGTATTTAA
- a CDS encoding transposase IS4 family protein (PFAM: transposase IS4 family protein~KEGG: rpt:Rpal_1074 transposase IS4 family protein): protein MGGSTTSETGGSVYSEIHSQWRNLPNQFPHWQAVYYYFDQWKTDGTLERINRALNQLDRTQEEREALPSVFCVDSQSVKLAPMICEYRGLDSHKKVNGRKRQLLVDTGGRLWAAHVHAANDGDGPAALALISDILWYGDRVEKVFGDGSYGGVFAKALAGWGLAFERAARPESAQGFVPVAKRWVVERTIAWTNRSGDPVFSAHRQRLRVYAIFFGRLATFSQHSADVATDQAQSPNLIPQHLLSNDFGQPKERQSYFLHQFLLELEECRNDPLTDQN from the coding sequence ATGGGTGGGTCAACTACATCCGAAACAGGTGGGTCAGTTTACTCCGAAATACACAGCCAATGGCGAAATCTGCCCAATCAATTCCCTCATTGGCAAGCAGTTTACTATTACTTTGACCAGTGGAAGACCGATGGAACACTCGAACGAATTAACCGGGCGTTGAACCAACTGGATCGAACGCAAGAAGAACGCGAAGCGTTACCGTCAGTTTTTTGCGTTGATAGTCAGAGCGTTAAACTTGCTCCCATGATTTGTGAGTACCGTGGTCTTGACTCACATAAGAAAGTGAACGGGCGTAAGCGCCAATTATTGGTCGATACCGGTGGCCGCTTGTGGGCGGCTCATGTACACGCGGCCAATGACGGTGATGGCCCTGCCGCCTTAGCCTTGATAAGTGATATTTTGTGGTACGGTGACCGGGTTGAAAAGGTTTTTGGCGATGGGTCGTACGGCGGTGTTTTTGCGAAAGCGTTGGCTGGTTGGGGTCTTGCCTTCGAGCGGGCTGCTCGTCCTGAATCGGCTCAGGGTTTTGTTCCCGTTGCCAAACGCTGGGTCGTTGAGCGGACGATTGCTTGGACCAATCGCTCGGGCGACCCCGTTTTTTCGGCGCATCGTCAAAGATTACGAGTATACGCTATCTTCTTCGGTAGGCTGGCTACTTTTAGCCAACATTCAGCTGATGTTGCAACGGATCAAGCCCAAAGCCCAAATCTAATTCCCCAACACCTTCTAAGTAATGACTTTGGTCAACCCAAGGAACGACAATCATATTTCCTACATCAATTTCTTCTTGAGCTTGAGGAATGCCGAAATGATCCATTAACTGATCAAAACTGA
- a CDS encoding Integrase catalytic region (PFAM: Integrase catalytic region~KEGG: maq:Maqu_3180 integrase catalytic subunit) — MANQRLPMHLLRQILLLQQQHKSIRDIARSLGLARNTVRGYLRMLPDPATLSLPQLSDQQLDELVQSRPPAPSPDAPLTILQQRFAQIDRELTRPGVTRYSLWLDYKAEHPNGYQYTQFCHYYQLWSQRQQTSMHIEHKAGDKLFVDFAGKRLSLVDQTTGEVRPVEFFVAVLGCSQLTYAQVVATQRKEDFITALQNALHYFGGVPAAIVPDNLKAAVIRSDRYEPQINETLADFALHYQTTILPARSGKPRDKALVEGAVNILYRRIYAPLRNEVFHRLDDLNAAIRPLLDAHNQMRFQNRGHSRQSQFEERERMHLMGLPNTAYLIKHYAGSRVQKNGHVLLSEDKHYYSVPYRYIGQWVRLIYTASSVEVYCQHQRIATHQRLQGQYHYSTLKEHLPPAHQWISDWSPETFVRRADRIGPQTRQAVEAILTSRAHPEQAYKSCQGVLSLEKKVGRERLERACQRALCYQSVSYKVIRSIIERGLDTLSDASPVSSVPSHENIRGASAYQ; from the coding sequence ATGGCCAACCAGCGTCTTCCTATGCACCTACTCCGTCAGATTCTGCTTCTCCAGCAGCAACATAAGTCTATCCGGGATATTGCCCGTTCGCTAGGCCTGGCTCGCAATACCGTCCGGGGCTACCTGCGCATGCTTCCCGATCCGGCAACGCTTTCCCTCCCGCAACTCTCCGACCAACAGTTGGATGAGCTGGTACAAAGTCGTCCGCCTGCGCCCTCACCCGACGCCCCCCTAACTATTCTTCAACAACGATTCGCTCAGATTGACCGCGAACTGACCCGACCCGGCGTTACCCGGTATAGTCTTTGGCTGGATTACAAAGCCGAACATCCCAACGGCTATCAGTATACGCAGTTCTGCCACTATTATCAGCTTTGGAGCCAGCGGCAGCAGACCAGCATGCACATTGAGCACAAAGCGGGCGACAAACTCTTCGTCGACTTTGCGGGCAAGCGGCTCTCGCTGGTCGACCAGACAACAGGGGAGGTTAGGCCGGTCGAGTTCTTCGTGGCCGTGCTGGGTTGCAGTCAGCTCACTTACGCCCAGGTAGTGGCTACTCAGCGCAAGGAGGACTTCATCACCGCCCTGCAAAACGCCCTGCATTACTTCGGGGGCGTACCAGCGGCCATCGTGCCCGATAACCTCAAAGCGGCTGTGATTCGCTCGGATCGCTATGAACCCCAGATCAATGAGACGCTGGCTGACTTTGCGCTCCATTATCAAACGACGATCCTGCCGGCCCGGAGCGGTAAGCCCCGCGACAAAGCTCTGGTCGAAGGAGCCGTCAACATCCTCTATCGACGCATCTACGCTCCCCTGCGCAATGAGGTCTTTCATCGACTTGACGATCTCAATGCGGCTATCCGCCCCTTACTCGACGCCCACAACCAAATGCGCTTTCAGAACCGGGGCCATAGTCGGCAGTCGCAGTTCGAGGAGCGGGAGCGAATGCACTTGATGGGGTTGCCCAACACGGCTTATCTCATCAAACACTATGCGGGGAGCCGGGTTCAGAAAAACGGCCATGTACTGCTGTCAGAAGACAAGCATTATTACAGCGTACCCTATCGCTACATCGGCCAGTGGGTACGGCTGATCTACACGGCGTCAAGCGTTGAAGTCTACTGCCAGCACCAGCGTATTGCGACTCACCAGCGATTACAGGGACAGTACCATTACTCGACACTCAAAGAGCATTTGCCCCCAGCCCATCAGTGGATCAGTGACTGGAGCCCGGAGACGTTCGTCCGTCGGGCCGACCGCATTGGCCCCCAAACCCGGCAGGCCGTCGAAGCCATCCTAACGAGCCGGGCGCATCCCGAACAGGCTTATAAGTCGTGCCAGGGTGTACTAAGTCTGGAAAAGAAAGTGGGTAGAGAACGTCTGGAGCGGGCCTGCCAACGGGCGTTGTGCTACCAGAGCGTGAGCTACAAAGTCATCCGATCCATCATCGAACGCGGGCTGGATACGCTCTCCGATGCCAGTCCTGTCAGCTCAGTACCCAGCCATGAAAACATCCGGGGCGCATCAGCCTACCAGTAA
- a CDS encoding IstB domain protein ATP-binding protein (PFAM: IstB domain protein ATP-binding protein~KEGG: tau:Tola_2684 IstB domain protein ATP-binding protein), which produces MNNQATLDRLRDLKLVGMYQAFETLLRLPLHQQPPADELLAQLTEAEHEYRQHRRTQMAIRAARFRYQASLEELHYGPGRNLDKTLVLRLADCRFIDRAENIFLTGSTGCGKSYVASALGYQACQLGYRVGYHNLIRLIQRLQLAKADGSYQREMSRLERQHLLILDDWGLQPLDQNGRLALLQIMEDRHGKAATIITSQLPVSKWHEYIDDPTLADAILDRLTHKAHRMELKGESMRRKQSLAAEK; this is translated from the coding sequence ATGAATAACCAAGCGACACTTGACCGACTACGGGACCTTAAACTGGTGGGCATGTATCAGGCCTTCGAGACCCTGCTTCGCCTACCCCTTCACCAGCAACCGCCTGCCGACGAACTGCTGGCCCAGCTTACTGAAGCTGAACATGAGTACCGTCAACACCGACGCACCCAGATGGCCATCCGGGCGGCCCGCTTTCGCTATCAGGCCTCGCTGGAAGAGTTGCACTACGGCCCTGGCCGCAACCTGGATAAGACGCTGGTGCTTCGTTTGGCCGACTGCCGCTTCATCGATCGAGCCGAGAATATCTTCCTGACGGGATCAACTGGCTGCGGCAAAAGTTACGTGGCTTCGGCCCTGGGCTATCAGGCCTGTCAGCTGGGGTATCGGGTGGGTTATCACAATCTGATCCGGCTCATACAGCGACTGCAACTGGCTAAAGCCGACGGCTCCTACCAGCGGGAGATGAGTCGTCTGGAGCGGCAACACCTGCTCATTCTGGATGACTGGGGCTTACAACCCCTTGATCAGAATGGCCGATTGGCCCTGTTACAGATCATGGAGGACCGGCATGGCAAGGCCGCTACGATCATCACCTCGCAACTGCCGGTGAGTAAATGGCACGAATACATCGACGATCCTACCTTGGCCGATGCCATCCTGGACCGGCTAACTCACAAGGCTCATCGGATGGAGTTGAAGGGTGAATCGATGCGACGCAAGCAAAGTCTTGCGGCTGAGAAATAA
- a CDS encoding AAA ATPase central domain protein (PFAM: AAA ATPase central domain protein~SMART: AAA ATPase~KEGG: psa:PST_0595 AAA family ATPase), which yields MESIFDNTLELPSAAIQKRAQSLIGFEGKFNRIYSNLKLLLDQEGLVRWSHKFHQTQLPVIEQLQDKYPLIILAGDAGTGKTVSAEAIADKMVRDLKKEGYFLKLSTRVRGEGLHGQMGNLVNDAFAELQKQAGKKRIAFLLIDEADAIASTRSTLQMHQEEKAAVNTLIQKIDEIRELHGRAIVFMSTNRLHYIDEAIVRRAAITLEFERPSHDERIALFEQSLAGLTLTHDELSDLAELTGPKKNDGLGFSFSDIRLRILPEAIAACYPEKGLSYSAIQEAVRRIKPSPQIK from the coding sequence ATGGAATCAATATTTGACAACACTCTGGAGTTGCCCAGTGCGGCCATTCAGAAACGAGCGCAAAGCTTAATCGGTTTCGAGGGCAAGTTTAACCGTATCTACTCAAATCTGAAATTACTGCTCGATCAGGAAGGGCTGGTGCGGTGGAGCCACAAATTTCATCAAACCCAACTTCCCGTTATTGAGCAGCTCCAGGATAAATACCCTTTAATCATCTTGGCCGGTGACGCCGGGACGGGCAAGACCGTTTCGGCGGAAGCAATCGCGGATAAAATGGTCCGAGATTTAAAGAAAGAAGGTTACTTTCTAAAATTAAGCACCCGGGTTCGGGGCGAAGGCCTACACGGGCAAATGGGCAACCTGGTCAATGATGCCTTTGCAGAGCTGCAAAAGCAGGCTGGTAAAAAGCGTATCGCCTTTCTGCTGATTGATGAGGCTGATGCGATCGCGTCCACGCGGTCAACTCTGCAAATGCACCAGGAGGAAAAGGCAGCCGTCAATACACTTATTCAGAAGATTGACGAAATCCGGGAACTTCACGGGCGAGCCATTGTCTTTATGTCAACCAATAGACTGCATTACATCGATGAAGCCATTGTGCGAAGAGCCGCCATCACCCTTGAGTTTGAGCGGCCCAGTCACGACGAACGAATAGCGCTTTTTGAGCAGAGTCTGGCGGGGTTGACCCTAACCCATGACGAATTAAGTGACTTGGCCGAGCTGACGGGGCCCAAAAAAAACGACGGGCTTGGTTTTTCCTTCTCGGATATTCGCCTGCGTATACTGCCCGAAGCCATTGCCGCCTGCTATCCAGAAAAGGGTCTTTCCTACAGCGCTATACAGGAAGCCGTCCGGCGCATAAAACCAAGCCCCCAGATTAAATGA
- a CDS encoding conserved hypothetical protein (KEGG: xcb:XC_2432 hypothetical protein): protein MYNTSTSTYTVLDVRKAFENCEADIRTIARRTGKWTMAYVDQIFHDIMILAEKDYLYSVDVALLDNATGQVLRASKFVVNSQGRATDSERAGKNNDWTDIANTSLTVILAYTSKWKALTITQRSNVQKDLQLSWSPSSINNSFPHLASSSAQLYASKGFELQKTNYK, encoded by the coding sequence ATGTACAACACAAGCACGAGTACCTATACCGTACTGGACGTCCGAAAAGCCTTTGAAAATTGCGAAGCGGATATCCGAACGATCGCTCGCCGAACGGGCAAATGGACCATGGCGTATGTGGATCAGATCTTTCACGATATTATGATCCTGGCGGAAAAAGACTATCTGTACTCCGTCGATGTTGCGTTACTAGATAACGCGACCGGCCAAGTTTTACGAGCCAGCAAGTTTGTGGTCAACTCGCAGGGACGGGCTACAGATAGTGAACGGGCCGGTAAAAACAACGACTGGACCGATATAGCCAATACAAGCCTGACGGTTATTCTGGCGTACACATCAAAGTGGAAAGCACTAACGATAACCCAGCGTAGCAACGTACAAAAAGACTTACAGCTTTCTTGGTCACCCTCTTCAATCAACAACAGTTTCCCGCATTTAGCCAGTAGCAGTGCCCAGTTATACGCCAGCAAGGGCTTTGAACTCCAGAAAACCAACTATAAATAA
- a CDS encoding conserved hypothetical protein (KEGG: bam:Bamb_1969 hypothetical protein), with protein MRFDNQQLSHFIHKIKLQPENMGKYRDQLANLKKRLETKIAQDDSHGLKVTKYLIGGSWKKHTILRPTGDHPIDIDLLLFVEGDSNIQNDLKKLYGFIVDYLVSIYPQKDIRKEYDAQGNNKSVTIIFSGTGLEVDIVPVVPLDNLPDYVWQPSRRGGKKYITSVSRQLTFSLAHRKQNASYTAIVRAIKWWRNYKELYPTDDEPGLSSFAIELITAYLDEQYGVEENIEEGIIRFFQFVSGASFPIIQFEAAIKHVPKSFDPPIYVGDNTNNENNVARRMTEDKWAEIVSEAEEAFDTLNMAIARNNEGDTIQEWKSVFGPTFNIK; from the coding sequence ATGCGATTCGATAATCAGCAACTCTCCCACTTCATTCATAAAATCAAGCTTCAACCCGAAAACATGGGCAAGTACCGGGATCAGCTTGCCAACCTAAAAAAACGGTTGGAAACCAAGATCGCCCAGGACGATTCGCACGGGCTTAAAGTGACTAAATACCTCATCGGTGGTTCGTGGAAAAAGCATACGATTCTTCGTCCCACCGGTGACCATCCCATAGACATTGACTTGCTGCTTTTTGTCGAAGGAGACAGCAATATCCAGAATGATTTAAAAAAACTGTATGGCTTCATTGTGGACTACTTGGTATCAATATACCCTCAAAAAGACATACGTAAAGAGTACGACGCCCAGGGAAATAACAAGTCGGTGACCATTATTTTCAGTGGTACGGGTCTGGAAGTGGATATCGTGCCTGTTGTACCTTTAGATAATCTGCCCGACTACGTCTGGCAACCCAGCCGGCGGGGTGGGAAGAAATACATCACCAGCGTTAGCCGGCAGCTTACCTTTTCCCTCGCGCACCGGAAACAAAATGCTTCCTACACGGCAATCGTGAGGGCCATCAAATGGTGGCGTAATTACAAAGAGCTTTACCCAACCGACGACGAACCCGGATTATCGTCTTTCGCCATTGAGTTAATTACAGCCTATCTAGATGAGCAGTACGGCGTTGAAGAGAACATCGAAGAAGGCATTATCCGTTTTTTCCAGTTCGTCAGTGGCGCAAGCTTTCCAATTATTCAGTTTGAGGCAGCTATCAAGCACGTACCAAAATCATTCGACCCACCCATCTACGTTGGCGACAATACTAATAACGAAAACAACGTGGCCCGGCGAATGACCGAGGATAAATGGGCCGAAATCGTATCAGAAGCGGAAGAAGCTTTTGATACCCTGAACATGGCTATTGCCCGCAACAACGAAGGCGATACCATTCAGGAGTGGAAATCAGTATTTGGTCCAACATTCAATATAAAGTAA